A DNA window from Deinococcus malanensis contains the following coding sequences:
- the lipB gene encoding lipoyl(octanoyl) transferase LipB has protein sequence MTRADFDILDLGVMPYRAAWDLQKQHHARVADGGQPTLLLVEHPPVLTLGRKAREGENIVVTREYLAAQGIDVFEVERGGDVTYHGPGQLVAYAIFPVGRRVRDFLRLLEQSVVEALGTLGLPDARPNPGYAGVYLQDREINGLERHQKICSIGVAVKQHVALHGIGLNVNTNLDHFNLIVPCGLTDTQMTSVQREYDLRGLSGAADMRAAKQALADAFVRTFQTYDWSLPAPAGAGS, from the coding sequence GTGACGCGAGCGGATTTCGACATTCTGGATCTGGGGGTCATGCCCTACCGCGCAGCCTGGGACCTGCAGAAGCAGCACCATGCCCGCGTCGCGGATGGCGGGCAGCCGACCCTGCTGCTCGTAGAGCATCCGCCAGTGCTTACTCTGGGGCGCAAGGCCCGGGAGGGTGAGAACATCGTGGTGACCCGCGAGTACTTAGCTGCCCAGGGCATTGACGTATTCGAGGTCGAGCGCGGCGGAGACGTCACATATCACGGTCCCGGGCAACTGGTCGCCTACGCGATCTTCCCGGTCGGGCGACGCGTCCGTGACTTTCTGAGGCTGCTTGAACAGAGCGTGGTGGAGGCCCTCGGTACCCTGGGGCTCCCGGACGCCCGGCCCAACCCGGGCTACGCGGGCGTATACCTGCAGGACCGTGAGATCAACGGCCTGGAGCGTCACCAGAAGATCTGCAGTATCGGAGTGGCGGTTAAACAGCACGTGGCCCTGCACGGCATCGGTCTCAACGTCAACACCAATCTGGACCATTTCAACCTGATCGTGCCCTGCGGCCTGACCGATACCCAGATGACCAGCGTGCAGCGCGAGTACGACCTGCGCGGCCTCAGTGGCGCTGCCGACATGAGGGCTGCAAAACAGGCACTCGCGGACGCCTTTGTACGCACCTTCCAGACGTATGATTGGAGCCTGCCGGCACCCGCCGGGGCGGGGAGTTAA
- a CDS encoding GNAT family N-acetyltransferase, with product MPELVVPDWKYRSSFIEAVREAHSRASGLGDTLQLDLSGLEGNFEQFLTGLRRYEPGRPLPEGFVHSEARWLVEGQTYLGRVSLRHTLNERLRELGGHIGYKIWPSAWRQGHGTLILGLTLNRARELGLDRVLVTCDVDNHGSRGVIEANGGELEGGFQLDTYEKPIRRYWIDL from the coding sequence ATGCCAGAACTCGTGGTTCCTGACTGGAAGTACAGATCAAGCTTTATCGAAGCCGTGCGGGAAGCGCACTCCAGGGCCAGTGGTCTGGGAGACACCCTGCAACTGGACTTGAGTGGCCTAGAGGGTAATTTCGAACAGTTTCTGACCGGGTTGCGCCGTTACGAGCCGGGCAGGCCGTTACCGGAAGGCTTTGTGCACTCCGAGGCGCGCTGGCTGGTGGAAGGCCAGACGTACCTGGGACGGGTCAGCCTGCGTCACACGCTCAACGAGCGGCTCCGGGAACTTGGTGGGCACATCGGCTACAAGATCTGGCCCTCGGCGTGGCGCCAGGGCCACGGCACACTGATTCTGGGGCTGACGCTGAACCGCGCGCGCGAACTGGGTCTGGACCGCGTCCTGGTGACCTGTGACGTGGACAACCACGGATCACGCGGCGTGATTGAAGCCAATGGTGGCGAACTGGAAGGTGGATTTCAGCTGGACACTTACGAGAAGCCAATTCGTCGGTACTGGATTGACCTGTAA
- the lipA gene encoding lipoyl synthase, which yields MTQQEPKFIKNGIYRKDSVPVREKKPEWLKVTIPTGQVYGEVRKIVKEHRLHTVCEEAMCPNIGECWSRGTATFMLMGHICTRACRFCAVDTGNPMGRLDLDEPQGVAQSVQLMGLKYVVLTSVDRDDLPDGGAYHFAKTVQAIKRLNSGTRVEALTPDFGGNTHCVDLVLDSGVDTYAQNLETVRRLTHPVRDIRADYDQTLAVLAHAKQARPDVITKTSIMLGLGETREEISEAMRDCRAAGVDVLTFGQYLRPTMHHLPVERYVSPAEFDEIREEGMLLGFMEVVAGPLVRSSYKAEQIVMDKPGNLPEHLAHLDAGSELSLI from the coding sequence ATGACCCAGCAAGAACCCAAATTCATCAAGAACGGCATCTACCGCAAAGACAGCGTACCGGTGCGCGAAAAGAAGCCTGAATGGCTCAAGGTCACCATTCCCACCGGCCAGGTGTACGGCGAAGTCCGCAAGATCGTCAAGGAGCACCGCCTGCACACCGTGTGCGAGGAAGCGATGTGTCCGAACATCGGTGAGTGCTGGTCCCGGGGCACAGCGACCTTCATGCTGATGGGGCATATCTGCACCCGCGCCTGCCGCTTCTGCGCGGTAGATACCGGCAATCCCATGGGCAGGCTGGACCTGGACGAGCCCCAGGGTGTGGCCCAGAGCGTTCAGCTGATGGGCCTGAAGTACGTCGTGCTGACCAGCGTGGACCGCGACGATCTGCCGGACGGCGGCGCCTACCACTTCGCCAAGACGGTGCAGGCCATCAAGCGCCTGAATTCTGGGACACGGGTCGAGGCGCTGACGCCCGACTTTGGGGGCAATACCCACTGCGTGGATCTGGTCCTGGACAGCGGCGTCGACACCTACGCCCAGAACCTGGAGACGGTGCGCCGCCTGACCCACCCTGTACGCGACATCCGAGCCGACTACGATCAGACGCTGGCTGTGCTGGCGCATGCCAAGCAGGCACGTCCGGACGTGATCACCAAAACCAGCATCATGCTGGGGCTGGGCGAGACCCGCGAGGAAATCAGTGAGGCCATGCGCGATTGCCGCGCCGCAGGCGTGGACGTTTTGACCTTCGGGCAGTACCTGCGGCCGACCATGCATCACCTGCCGGTGGAACGCTACGTCTCCCCTGCCGAGTTCGACGAAATCCGCGAGGAAGGCATGCTTCTGGGTTTCATGGAAGTTGTTGCCGGCCCCCTGGTGCGCAGCAGCTACAAGGCCGAGCAGATCGTGATGGACAAGCCGGGCAATCTGCCCGAGCATCTGGC
- the rplS gene encoding 50S ribosomal protein L19 — protein sequence MQSTVKVNRGAILRAVEQPHIKTDAPDFRPGDTVRVETKVVEGNRTRNQAFEGVVIAINGTGSRKSFTVRKISFGEGVERVFPFSSPLIAKVTVLERGKVRRAKLYYLRDLRGKAARIKNDRSRVMKDAARAQQDKAAAQAVADAPAAEAAPEA from the coding sequence ATGCAGAGCACCGTTAAAGTCAACCGTGGCGCCATTCTCCGCGCCGTTGAGCAGCCCCACATCAAGACCGACGCACCTGACTTCCGCCCCGGTGACACCGTGCGCGTGGAAACCAAGGTCGTGGAAGGTAACCGCACCCGCAACCAGGCCTTTGAAGGCGTCGTGATCGCCATCAACGGCACCGGCAGCCGCAAGAGCTTCACCGTGCGCAAGATCTCCTTCGGTGAAGGCGTCGAGCGCGTGTTCCCCTTCAGCAGCCCCCTGATCGCCAAGGTCACTGTGCTGGAGCGCGGTAAGGTGCGCCGTGCCAAGCTGTACTACCTGCGCGACCTGCGTGGCAAGGCAGCCCGCATCAAGAACGACCGCAGCCGCGTGATGAAGGACGCTGCCCGCGCCCAGCAGGACAAGGCTGCCGCGCAGGCTGTGGCTGACGCGCCTGCCGCTGAAGCGGCTCCTGAAGCCTAG